In Piliocolobus tephrosceles isolate RC106 chromosome 10, ASM277652v3, whole genome shotgun sequence, a single window of DNA contains:
- the SSH1 gene encoding protein phosphatase Slingshot homolog 1 isoform X3: protein MVVVYSSGRQDTEENILLGVDFSSKESKSCTIGMVLRLWSDTKIHLDGDGGFSVSTAGRMHIFKPVSVQAMWSALQVLHKACEVARRHNYFPGGVALIWATYYESCISSEQSCINEWNAMQDLESTRPDSPALFVDKPTEGERTERLIKAKLRSIMMSQDLENVTSKEIRNELEKQMNCNLKEFKEFIDNEMLLILGQMDKPSLIFDHLYLGSEWNASNLEELQGSGVDYILNVTREIDNFFPGLFAYHNIRVYDEETTDLLAHWNEAYHFINKAKRNHSKCLVHCKMGVSRSASTVIAYAMKEFGWPLEKAYNYVKQKRSITRPNAGFMRQLSEYEGILDASKQRHNKLWRQHTDSNLRQPMDDPAGPGDFLPETPDGTLESQLPCLEDATQPGSGSPLPCCFRRLSDPLLPSPEDETGSLVHLQDPEREALLEEAALPAEVHRPARQPQQGPGLCEKDVKKKLEFGSPRGRSGSLPQVEETEREEGLGAGSWGRLPTQLDQNLLNSENLNNNNSKRSCPDGTEHDAIFGILNKVKPSYKSCADCVYPTAGGAPEASREQCEDPSAPAICTQPSFLPHITSSPVAHMASRSRVPEKPASGPTEPPPFLPPAGSRRPDASGPGAGAVLEPPTSLLEPSRETPKVLPKSLLLKNSHCDKNPPSTEVVIKEESSPKKDTKPAKDLRLLFSNESEKPTTNSYLMQHQESIIQLQKAGLVRKHTKELERLKSVPADPAPPSRDGPAGRLEASIPEESQDLATLHELGPLILPGQAGSDEKSEAAPASLEGGSLKSPPPFLYRLDHTSSFSKDFLKTICYTPTSSSMSSNLTRSSSSDSIHSVRGKPGLVKQRTQEIETRLRLAGLTVSSPLKRSHSLAKLGSLNFSTEDLSSEADPSTGADSQDATLSESSFLHEPQATQRDPAATSKSSGKPASENLKSPSWMSKS from the exons TGGGTTCAGCGTGAGCACAGCAGGAAGGATGCACATATTTAAGCCTGTGTCTGTCCAGGCCATGTG GTCTGCCCTGCAGGTGCTTCACAAGGCCTGTGAAGTGGCCCGGAGGCACAACTACTTCCCCGGGGGCGTAGCTCTCATCTGGGCCACCTACTATGAGAGCTGCATCAGCTCCGAGCAGAGCTGCATCAACGAGTGGAACGCCATGCAGGACCTGGAGTCCACGCGGCCCGACTCCCCCGCCCTGTTTGTGGACAA GCCCACTGAAGGGGAAAGGACCGAGCGCCTCATCAAAGCCAAGCTCCGAAGCATCATGATGAGCCAGGATCTAGAAAATGTGACTTCCAAAGAG ATCCGTAATGAATTAGAGAAACAGATGAATTGTAACTTGAAGGAATTCAAGGAATTCATAGACAACGAGATGCTACTTATCTTGGGACAAATGGACAAGCCCTCCCTTATCTTCGATCATCTTTATCTC GGCTCTGAATGGAATGCATCCAATCTGGAGGAACTGCAGGGCTCAGG ggttgattacattttaaatgttaccagagaaatagataatttttttcctggCTTATTTGCATATCATAACATCCGAGTCTACGACGAAGAGACCACAGACCTCCTTGCCCACTGGAACGAAGCGTATCATTTTATAAACAAAGCGAA GAGGAACCATTCCAAGTGCCTGGTGCATTGCAAAATGGGCGTGAGTCGCTCGGCTTCCACAGTCATAGCCTATGCAATGAAGGAATTCGGCTGGCCTCTGGAAAAAGCGTATAACTACGTGAAGCAGAAGCGCAGCATCACGCGTCCCAACGCAGGCTTTATGAGGCAGCTGTCTGAGTATGAAGGCATTTTGGACGCAAG CAAACAGCGGCACAACAAGCTGTGGCGTCAGCACACAGACAGTAACCTCCGGCAGCCTATGGATGACCCTGCGGGACCCGGCGACTTCTTGCCAGAGACCCCAGATGGCACCCTGGAAAGCCAGCTGCCCTGCTTGGAGGATGCCACCCAGCCTGGCTCAGGGTCCCCCCTCCCCTGCTGTTTCCGGAGACTCTCAGACCCCCTTCTGCCTTCTCCCGAGGATGAAACTGGCAGCTTAGTCCACCTGCAGGATCCGGAGAGGGAGGCTCTGTTGGAGGAAGCTGCTCTACCTGCAGAGGTGCACAGGCCAGCCAGACAGCCCCAGCAAGGGCCCGGACTCTGTGAGAAGGATGTGAAGAAGAAACTAGAGTTTGGGAGTCCCAGAGGCCGAAGTGGCTCCTTGCCACAGGTGGAGGAGACGGAAAGGGAGGAGGGCCTGGGAGCAGGGAGTTGGGGGCGGCTTCCAACCCAACTTGATCAAAACCTGCTCAACTCGGAGaacctaaacaacaacaacagcaagagGAGCTGTCCCGACGGCACGGAG CATGATGCTATATTTGGGATCCTTAACAAAGTGAAGCCTTCCTATAAATCCTGTGCCGACTGCGTGTACCCTACAGCCGGTGGGGCTCCTGAGGCCTCCAGGGAGCAATGTGAGGACCCCAGTGCTCCCGCCATCTGCACCCAGCCATCCTTCCTGCCCCACATCACGTCCTCCCCCGTGGCCCACATGGCCAGCAGGTCCCGTGTTCCGGAGAAGCCCGCCTCTGGTCCAACTGAACCTCCCCCGTTCCTACCACCAGCAGGCTCCAGGAGGCCAGACGCTAGTGGTCCTGGGGCTGGAGCTGTCCTAGAACCACCAACCAGCCTTTTGGAACCTTCCAGAGAGACCCCAAAAGTCCTGCCAAAGTCCCTCCTTTTGAAGAATTCTCACTGTGATAAGAACCCTCCCAGCACAGAAGTGGTAATAAAGGAAGAATCGTCACCCAAGAAAGATACGAAGCCAGCCAAGGACCTGAGGCTTCTGTTCAGTAACGAATCTGAGAAGCCGACAACCAACAGCTACCTGATGCAGCACCAGGAGTCCATCATTCAGCTGCAGAAGGCGGGCTTGGTCCGCAAGCACACCAAAGAACTGGAGCGGCTGAAGAGCGTGCCTGCAGACCCAGCACCTCCCTCCAGGGACGGCCCTGCCGGCAGGCTGGAGGCCAGCATCCCCGAGGAGAGCCAGGATCTAGCCACGCTCCACGAGCTGGGCCCCCTGATTTTGCCTGGCCAGGCTGGGAGTGATGAGAAATCAGAGGCCGCCCCCGCTTCATTGGAAGGAGGCTCACTGAAGAGCCCCCCTCCTTTTCTCTACCGCCTGGACCACACCAGTAGTTTCTCAAAAGACTTTCTGAAGACCATCTGCTACACCCCCACCTCCTCTTCCATGAGCTCCAACCTGACCCGGAGCTCCAGCAGCGATAGCATCCACAGCGTCCGTGGGAAGCCTGGGCTGGTGAAGCAGCGGACGCAGGAGATTGAGACCCGGCTCCGGCTGGCAGGCCTCACTGTCTCTTCCCCACTGAAGCGCTCACACTCCCTTGCCAAGCTCGGGAGTCTCAACTTCTCGACGGAAGACCTGTCCAGTGAGGCTGACCCCTCCACCGGCGCTGACTCCCAGGACGCCACGTTGAGCGAATCTTCCTTCTTGCATGAGCCCCAGGCAACCCAGAGGGACCCAGCTGCAACCTCCAAATCATCAGGGAAACccgcctcagaaaacttaaagaGCCCTTCATGGATGAGCAAAAGTTGA
- the SSH1 gene encoding protein phosphatase Slingshot homolog 1 isoform X2 produces MINLLRCEDRIKLAVRLESAWADRVRYMVVVYSSGRQDTEENILLGVDFSSKESKSCTIGMVLRLWSDTKIHLDGDGGFSVSTAGRMHIFKPVSVQAMWSALQVLHKACEVARRHNYFPGGVALIWATYYESCISSEQSCINEWNAMQDLESTRPDSPALFVDKPTEGERTERLIKAKLRSIMMSQDLENVTSKEIRNELEKQMNCNLKEFKEFIDNEMLLILGQMDKPSLIFDHLYLGSEWNASNLEELQGSGVDYILNVTREIDNFFPGLFAYHNIRVYDEETTDLLAHWNEAYHFINKAKRNHSKCLVHCKMGVSRSASTVIAYAMKEFGWPLEKAYNYVKQKRSITRPNAGFMRQLSEYEGILDASKQRHNKLWRQHTDSNLRQPMDDPAGPGDFLPETPDGTLESQLPCLEDATQPGSGSPLPCCFRRLSDPLLPSPEDETGSLVHLQDPEREALLEEAALPAEVHRPARQPQQGPGLCEKDVKKKLEFGSPRGRSGSLPQVEETEREEGLGAGSWGRLPTQLDQNLLNSENLNNNNSKRSCPDGTEHDAIFGILNKVKPSYKSCADCVYPTAGGAPEASREQCEDPSAPAICTQPSFLPHITSSPVAHMASRSRVPEKPASGPTEPPPFLPPAGSRRPDASGPGAGAVLEPPTSLLEPSRETPKVLPKSLLLKNSHCDKNPPSTEVVIKEESSPKKDTKPAKDLRLLFSNESEKPTTNSYLMQHQESIIQLQKAGLVRKHTKELERLKSVPADPAPPSRDGPAGRLEASIPEESQDLATLHELGPLILPGQAGSDEKSEAAPASLEGGSLKSPPPFLYRLDHTSSFSKDFLKTICYTPTSSSMSSNLTRSSSSDSIHSVRGKPGLVKQRTQEIETRLRLAGLTVSSPLKRSHSLAKLGSLNFSTEDLSSEADPSTGADSQDATLSESSFLHEPQATQRDPAATSKSSGKPASENLKSPSWMSKS; encoded by the exons TGGGTTCAGCGTGAGCACAGCAGGAAGGATGCACATATTTAAGCCTGTGTCTGTCCAGGCCATGTG GTCTGCCCTGCAGGTGCTTCACAAGGCCTGTGAAGTGGCCCGGAGGCACAACTACTTCCCCGGGGGCGTAGCTCTCATCTGGGCCACCTACTATGAGAGCTGCATCAGCTCCGAGCAGAGCTGCATCAACGAGTGGAACGCCATGCAGGACCTGGAGTCCACGCGGCCCGACTCCCCCGCCCTGTTTGTGGACAA GCCCACTGAAGGGGAAAGGACCGAGCGCCTCATCAAAGCCAAGCTCCGAAGCATCATGATGAGCCAGGATCTAGAAAATGTGACTTCCAAAGAG ATCCGTAATGAATTAGAGAAACAGATGAATTGTAACTTGAAGGAATTCAAGGAATTCATAGACAACGAGATGCTACTTATCTTGGGACAAATGGACAAGCCCTCCCTTATCTTCGATCATCTTTATCTC GGCTCTGAATGGAATGCATCCAATCTGGAGGAACTGCAGGGCTCAGG ggttgattacattttaaatgttaccagagaaatagataatttttttcctggCTTATTTGCATATCATAACATCCGAGTCTACGACGAAGAGACCACAGACCTCCTTGCCCACTGGAACGAAGCGTATCATTTTATAAACAAAGCGAA GAGGAACCATTCCAAGTGCCTGGTGCATTGCAAAATGGGCGTGAGTCGCTCGGCTTCCACAGTCATAGCCTATGCAATGAAGGAATTCGGCTGGCCTCTGGAAAAAGCGTATAACTACGTGAAGCAGAAGCGCAGCATCACGCGTCCCAACGCAGGCTTTATGAGGCAGCTGTCTGAGTATGAAGGCATTTTGGACGCAAG CAAACAGCGGCACAACAAGCTGTGGCGTCAGCACACAGACAGTAACCTCCGGCAGCCTATGGATGACCCTGCGGGACCCGGCGACTTCTTGCCAGAGACCCCAGATGGCACCCTGGAAAGCCAGCTGCCCTGCTTGGAGGATGCCACCCAGCCTGGCTCAGGGTCCCCCCTCCCCTGCTGTTTCCGGAGACTCTCAGACCCCCTTCTGCCTTCTCCCGAGGATGAAACTGGCAGCTTAGTCCACCTGCAGGATCCGGAGAGGGAGGCTCTGTTGGAGGAAGCTGCTCTACCTGCAGAGGTGCACAGGCCAGCCAGACAGCCCCAGCAAGGGCCCGGACTCTGTGAGAAGGATGTGAAGAAGAAACTAGAGTTTGGGAGTCCCAGAGGCCGAAGTGGCTCCTTGCCACAGGTGGAGGAGACGGAAAGGGAGGAGGGCCTGGGAGCAGGGAGTTGGGGGCGGCTTCCAACCCAACTTGATCAAAACCTGCTCAACTCGGAGaacctaaacaacaacaacagcaagagGAGCTGTCCCGACGGCACGGAG CATGATGCTATATTTGGGATCCTTAACAAAGTGAAGCCTTCCTATAAATCCTGTGCCGACTGCGTGTACCCTACAGCCGGTGGGGCTCCTGAGGCCTCCAGGGAGCAATGTGAGGACCCCAGTGCTCCCGCCATCTGCACCCAGCCATCCTTCCTGCCCCACATCACGTCCTCCCCCGTGGCCCACATGGCCAGCAGGTCCCGTGTTCCGGAGAAGCCCGCCTCTGGTCCAACTGAACCTCCCCCGTTCCTACCACCAGCAGGCTCCAGGAGGCCAGACGCTAGTGGTCCTGGGGCTGGAGCTGTCCTAGAACCACCAACCAGCCTTTTGGAACCTTCCAGAGAGACCCCAAAAGTCCTGCCAAAGTCCCTCCTTTTGAAGAATTCTCACTGTGATAAGAACCCTCCCAGCACAGAAGTGGTAATAAAGGAAGAATCGTCACCCAAGAAAGATACGAAGCCAGCCAAGGACCTGAGGCTTCTGTTCAGTAACGAATCTGAGAAGCCGACAACCAACAGCTACCTGATGCAGCACCAGGAGTCCATCATTCAGCTGCAGAAGGCGGGCTTGGTCCGCAAGCACACCAAAGAACTGGAGCGGCTGAAGAGCGTGCCTGCAGACCCAGCACCTCCCTCCAGGGACGGCCCTGCCGGCAGGCTGGAGGCCAGCATCCCCGAGGAGAGCCAGGATCTAGCCACGCTCCACGAGCTGGGCCCCCTGATTTTGCCTGGCCAGGCTGGGAGTGATGAGAAATCAGAGGCCGCCCCCGCTTCATTGGAAGGAGGCTCACTGAAGAGCCCCCCTCCTTTTCTCTACCGCCTGGACCACACCAGTAGTTTCTCAAAAGACTTTCTGAAGACCATCTGCTACACCCCCACCTCCTCTTCCATGAGCTCCAACCTGACCCGGAGCTCCAGCAGCGATAGCATCCACAGCGTCCGTGGGAAGCCTGGGCTGGTGAAGCAGCGGACGCAGGAGATTGAGACCCGGCTCCGGCTGGCAGGCCTCACTGTCTCTTCCCCACTGAAGCGCTCACACTCCCTTGCCAAGCTCGGGAGTCTCAACTTCTCGACGGAAGACCTGTCCAGTGAGGCTGACCCCTCCACCGGCGCTGACTCCCAGGACGCCACGTTGAGCGAATCTTCCTTCTTGCATGAGCCCCAGGCAACCCAGAGGGACCCAGCTGCAACCTCCAAATCATCAGGGAAACccgcctcagaaaacttaaagaGCCCTTCATGGATGAGCAAAAGTTGA